A genomic window from Phocoena sinus isolate mPhoSin1 chromosome 20, mPhoSin1.pri, whole genome shotgun sequence includes:
- the ZNF286A gene encoding zinc finger protein 286A isoform X1, whose amino-acid sequence MQTLSCGMHVASSSLTRDETGAACIGSTESYPLGHQGSPENFKLINLSHKIDLGPIMTAFLPLALSSQDSPFSQEKSTEEGEVAALHLTARSQASVTFKDVAMDFTPEEWGRLDPAQRDVMLENYRNLVSLWLPVSKPENHNLENGKEPLMLERKAPKSSCSDSETRPGSKDSTSVQDFSKEESCQVAVIDRLTRNGVYDSNLETTLSCENRLENQQGNQERCLREMFTHMNSLPEERAREHGVYWKNLNQKSVLLTQDRVPKGSCAFHTLEKRLKQKSTLMKKQRTYKEKKPHKCNDCGELFTYHSVLIRHQRVHTGEKPYSCTECGKSFSHRANLTKHQRTHTRILFECSECKKAFTESASLAIHQRIHIGERPYECSECGKGFNRSTHLVQHQLIHTGVKPYECNECDKAFIHSSALIKHQRTHTGEKPYKCQECGKAFSHCSSLTKHQRVHTGEKPYECSECGKTFSQSTHLVQHQRIHTGEKPYECNECGKTFSRSSNFAKHQRIHIGKKPYKCNECGKAFIHSSALIQHQRTHTGEKPYRCNECGKSFKCSSSLIRHQRIHTEEQP is encoded by the exons atgcaaactcttagttgcggcatgcatgtggcgtctagttccctgaccagggatgaaaccggggccgcctgcattgggagcacggagtcttatccactgggccaccagggaagtcctgagaattTTAAGCTCATAAATCTGAGTCACAAGATAGATCTAGGCCCTATCATGACTGCTTTCTTGCCCTTAGCTCTGTCTTCCCAGGATTCTCCCTTTTCCCAAGAAAAGAGCACAGAAGAGGGAGAAGTGGCAGCTTTGCACCTCACAGCCAGATCACAG GCATCGGTGACATTCAAGGATGTGGCCATGGACTTTACCCCAGAGGAGTGGGGGAGGCTGGATCCTGCACAGAGGGACGTGATGCTGGAGAACTACAGAAACCTCGTCTCACTCT GGCTTCCAGTTTCCAAACCTGAGAACCACAATTTGGAGAATGGAAAAGAACCATTGATGCTTGAGAGAAAAGCCCCCAAAAGCAGCTGTTCAG ACTCAGAGACTAGACCCGGGAGCAAAGATTCAACTTCAGTGCaagatttttccaaagaagaatcaTGCCAGGTTGCAGTCATAGACAGGCTGACAAGGAATGGTGTCTATGACTCCAACTTGGAAACAACTCTCTCATGTGAAAATCGGTTAGAGAATCAGCAAGGAAATCAGGAGAGATGCTTAAGAGAAATGTTCACCCACATGAATTCACTCCCGGAAGAGAGAGCTCGTGAGCATGGTGTTTACTGGAAAAACTTGAACCAGAAGTCAGTACTTCTCACTCAAGACAGAGTTCCCAAAGGATCCTGTGCCTTCCATACCCTTGAAAAAAGATTGAAACAGAAATCAACCttaatgaaaaagcagaggaccTACAAAGAGAAGAAACCTCATAAATGTAATGACTGTGGTGAGCTCTTCACTTACCATTCAGTGCTCATTCGACACCAGAGAGTCCATACCGGGGAAAAACCCTACAGCTGCACCGAGTGTGGGAAGTCTTTCAGCCACAGGGCCAACTTAACTAAACATCAGAGAACTCACACTAGAATTCTCTTCGAGTGCAGCGAATGCAAGAAGGCCTTCACAGAAAGCGCATCCCTTGCAATACATCAGAGGATTCACATTGGAGAGAGACCGTATGAGTGCAGTGAGTGTGGGAAAGGCTTTAATCGAAGCACACACCTCGTGCAGCACCAGCTGATCCACACAGGGGTGAAACCTTATGAATGCAACGAGTGTGATAAagccttcattcattcttcagcACTCATTAAACATCAaagaactcacactggagagaaaccctataaatgtcaggaatgtgggaaagcctttagccACTGCTCATCCCTTACCAAACATCAGAGGGTTCATACcggagaaaaaccctatgaatgtagtGAATGTGGAAAAACCTTCAGTCAGAGCACACATCTTGTTcagcatcagagaattcacaccgGAGAGAAACCCTACgagtgtaatgaatgtgggaaaaccttcagCCGGAGCTCAAATTTCGCTAAACATCAAAGAATTCATATTGGGAAGAAACCATACAAATGTAACGAATGCGGAAaagccttcattcattcatcagccCTTATTCAACACCAGAGAACTCATACTGGGGAGAAACCATATAGGTGTAACGAATGTGGAAAAAGCTTTAAGTGCAGTTCATCCCTCATCAGACATCAAAGGATTCACACGGAAGAGCAGCCCTGA
- the ZNF286A gene encoding zinc finger protein 286A isoform X2, with protein sequence METDMAEMPGKSALSSQDSPFSQEKSTEEGEVAALHLTARSQASVTFKDVAMDFTPEEWGRLDPAQRDVMLENYRNLVSLWLPVSKPENHNLENGKEPLMLERKAPKSSCSDSETRPGSKDSTSVQDFSKEESCQVAVIDRLTRNGVYDSNLETTLSCENRLENQQGNQERCLREMFTHMNSLPEERAREHGVYWKNLNQKSVLLTQDRVPKGSCAFHTLEKRLKQKSTLMKKQRTYKEKKPHKCNDCGELFTYHSVLIRHQRVHTGEKPYSCTECGKSFSHRANLTKHQRTHTRILFECSECKKAFTESASLAIHQRIHIGERPYECSECGKGFNRSTHLVQHQLIHTGVKPYECNECDKAFIHSSALIKHQRTHTGEKPYKCQECGKAFSHCSSLTKHQRVHTGEKPYECSECGKTFSQSTHLVQHQRIHTGEKPYECNECGKTFSRSSNFAKHQRIHIGKKPYKCNECGKAFIHSSALIQHQRTHTGEKPYRCNECGKSFKCSSSLIRHQRIHTEEQP encoded by the exons ATGGAGACAGATATGGCCGAAATGCCTGGGAAGAGCG CTCTGTCTTCCCAGGATTCTCCCTTTTCCCAAGAAAAGAGCACAGAAGAGGGAGAAGTGGCAGCTTTGCACCTCACAGCCAGATCACAG GCATCGGTGACATTCAAGGATGTGGCCATGGACTTTACCCCAGAGGAGTGGGGGAGGCTGGATCCTGCACAGAGGGACGTGATGCTGGAGAACTACAGAAACCTCGTCTCACTCT GGCTTCCAGTTTCCAAACCTGAGAACCACAATTTGGAGAATGGAAAAGAACCATTGATGCTTGAGAGAAAAGCCCCCAAAAGCAGCTGTTCAG ACTCAGAGACTAGACCCGGGAGCAAAGATTCAACTTCAGTGCaagatttttccaaagaagaatcaTGCCAGGTTGCAGTCATAGACAGGCTGACAAGGAATGGTGTCTATGACTCCAACTTGGAAACAACTCTCTCATGTGAAAATCGGTTAGAGAATCAGCAAGGAAATCAGGAGAGATGCTTAAGAGAAATGTTCACCCACATGAATTCACTCCCGGAAGAGAGAGCTCGTGAGCATGGTGTTTACTGGAAAAACTTGAACCAGAAGTCAGTACTTCTCACTCAAGACAGAGTTCCCAAAGGATCCTGTGCCTTCCATACCCTTGAAAAAAGATTGAAACAGAAATCAACCttaatgaaaaagcagaggaccTACAAAGAGAAGAAACCTCATAAATGTAATGACTGTGGTGAGCTCTTCACTTACCATTCAGTGCTCATTCGACACCAGAGAGTCCATACCGGGGAAAAACCCTACAGCTGCACCGAGTGTGGGAAGTCTTTCAGCCACAGGGCCAACTTAACTAAACATCAGAGAACTCACACTAGAATTCTCTTCGAGTGCAGCGAATGCAAGAAGGCCTTCACAGAAAGCGCATCCCTTGCAATACATCAGAGGATTCACATTGGAGAGAGACCGTATGAGTGCAGTGAGTGTGGGAAAGGCTTTAATCGAAGCACACACCTCGTGCAGCACCAGCTGATCCACACAGGGGTGAAACCTTATGAATGCAACGAGTGTGATAAagccttcattcattcttcagcACTCATTAAACATCAaagaactcacactggagagaaaccctataaatgtcaggaatgtgggaaagcctttagccACTGCTCATCCCTTACCAAACATCAGAGGGTTCATACcggagaaaaaccctatgaatgtagtGAATGTGGAAAAACCTTCAGTCAGAGCACACATCTTGTTcagcatcagagaattcacaccgGAGAGAAACCCTACgagtgtaatgaatgtgggaaaaccttcagCCGGAGCTCAAATTTCGCTAAACATCAAAGAATTCATATTGGGAAGAAACCATACAAATGTAACGAATGCGGAAaagccttcattcattcatcagccCTTATTCAACACCAGAGAACTCATACTGGGGAGAAACCATATAGGTGTAACGAATGTGGAAAAAGCTTTAAGTGCAGTTCATCCCTCATCAGACATCAAAGGATTCACACGGAAGAGCAGCCCTGA